A region of Lysobacterales bacterium DNA encodes the following proteins:
- a CDS encoding response regulator transcription factor — MNAPLRCLIVDDVQLARDRLRRLLGAIEGIEIVGEADNVTDALERVHEHAPDLVFLDIEMPERDGFALIASLPENLRPAIVFVTAYDQHAVRAFAADAIDYLLKPVESERLKESVERVRARRAQWSPQLVAQLQQLGGESHYPDRLSLPVDHGIRLLALDDIDWIESAGNYLCIRTGNETLILRETLTKMETRLDPKRFARIHRSRIVNLSRVAKLLPLYNGDHTVVLKDSTELGLSRTYRDALYRALGIEH; from the coding sequence ATGAACGCACCGCTGCGCTGCCTGATTGTCGACGATGTGCAACTGGCGCGCGACCGCCTGCGGCGGCTGCTCGGCGCCATCGAGGGCATCGAGATCGTCGGTGAAGCGGACAATGTCACGGATGCGCTGGAACGGGTGCACGAGCATGCGCCGGACCTGGTCTTCCTCGACATCGAGATGCCGGAACGCGATGGTTTCGCGCTGATCGCGAGCCTGCCCGAGAACCTGCGTCCGGCCATCGTGTTCGTGACGGCCTATGACCAGCATGCGGTGCGCGCGTTTGCAGCCGATGCCATCGACTACCTGCTCAAGCCGGTGGAATCGGAACGCCTGAAGGAGTCGGTCGAGCGCGTGCGGGCTCGGCGTGCCCAATGGTCGCCGCAACTGGTCGCGCAGCTGCAGCAGCTCGGCGGCGAATCGCATTATCCGGATCGGTTGTCGCTGCCGGTCGACCACGGCATTCGCCTGCTCGCGCTGGATGACATCGACTGGATCGAGTCGGCCGGCAACTACCTGTGCATTCGCACCGGCAACGAGACCCTGATCCTGCGCGAAACCCTGACGAAAATGGAAACGCGCCTCGACCCTAAACGCTTCGCGCGCATCCACCGCTCGCGCATCGTCAACCTGAGCCGGGTCGCGAAACTGCTGCCGCTGTACAACGGCGACCACACCGTGGTGCTGAAGGACAGCACCGAACTCGGTCTGTCGCGCACCTATCGCGACGCGCTGTACCGGGCGCTGGGGATCGAGCACTAG
- a CDS encoding saccharopine dehydrogenase NADP-binding domain-containing protein, producing the protein MGGWMLYGANGYTAKLILDLALKAGQRPVLAGRNSEAINALAKQHDLPARIFDLDHPDTLASALSGIDAVLHCAGPFSATAAPMLEGCLQVGAHYFDITGEISVFKHCHEQNERARERGIVVMPGTGFDVVPTDSLAAILKRDLPEAHELVLAFDAGGGPSQGTAKTAVEGLANGGMVRRNGELVRVPLAYKTREFEFNGERRFAMTIPWGDVYTAFVSTGIPNIEVYMGVPPKTAERVRRLNWVRPLLGLGVVQRWLKSQVEKRGPGPSDDRRGQTGATVWGEVRSAGGREIRKVLTTPNGYDLTAHSAFAILNHILAVKPAGGFYTASQLMGADFVLGLPGVQLHG; encoded by the coding sequence ATGGGCGGTTGGATGTTGTATGGCGCGAACGGTTACACCGCGAAGCTGATTCTCGATCTCGCCTTGAAGGCCGGCCAGCGCCCGGTACTGGCGGGGCGCAACAGCGAGGCGATCAACGCGCTGGCGAAACAGCATGATCTGCCGGCCCGCATTTTCGACCTCGATCATCCGGACACGCTGGCATCGGCGCTGAGTGGCATCGATGCGGTGCTGCATTGCGCCGGACCGTTTTCGGCGACGGCGGCGCCGATGCTCGAAGGCTGTCTGCAGGTCGGTGCGCATTATTTCGACATCACCGGCGAGATTTCGGTGTTCAAGCACTGTCACGAGCAGAATGAGCGTGCGCGTGAACGCGGCATCGTGGTGATGCCGGGCACCGGCTTCGATGTCGTGCCAACCGATTCGCTGGCCGCGATCCTGAAACGCGATCTGCCCGAAGCGCACGAGCTGGTGCTCGCCTTCGACGCGGGTGGCGGGCCCAGCCAGGGCACCGCCAAGACTGCGGTTGAAGGACTCGCGAATGGCGGCATGGTGCGCCGCAATGGCGAGCTGGTGCGTGTGCCGCTGGCCTACAAGACGCGCGAGTTCGAGTTCAACGGCGAGCGCCGCTTCGCGATGACGATTCCGTGGGGCGATGTCTACACCGCCTTCGTGTCCACCGGCATCCCGAACATCGAGGTGTACATGGGCGTGCCACCGAAAACGGCCGAGCGCGTGCGCCGCCTGAACTGGGTGCGGCCCCTGCTCGGGCTGGGCGTCGTGCAGCGCTGGTTGAAGTCGCAAGTCGAGAAGCGTGGGCCGGGACCGAGCGATGACCGGCGAGGCCAGACCGGCGCCACGGTCTGGGGCGAAGTGCGCAGTGCCGGGGGGCGCGAGATCCGCAAGGTACTGACCACACCGAACGGCTACGACCTGACCGCACACTCGGCGTTCGCGATCCTCAATCACATCCTTGCGGTCAAACCGGCCGGCGGCTTCTACACCGCCTCGCAACTGATGGGCGCTGATTTCGTGCTCGGCCTGCCCGGCGTGCAGTTGCATGGATGA
- a CDS encoding histidine kinase: MTWVALFWFSLGLLYVPQQLIMAAVRGASDPDPVIILSNFGIWIIWAAFTPVVWRITQRWPIREQHTARSFGVHALAALLLAGVHLVLMVLWLKLIGRSEAPDKLVVLQLSGVTATNIMLYALTAIACHGYAWWLRYLEVERSRIEAQLTALRAQLDPHFLFNALNALAELAHQDAALTERLILRLSELLRRSLSGSDQHFATLAEELDFLEAYLDIHRALMRGRLQVDIDVAADLRGAAVPSLLLQPLVENAIRHGLAPKREGGRVCVQARRDAGTIEIIVSDDGVGGRAPLREGIGLGNLRRRLDVLYRGAARMQAAGRTQGGFEVRLLLPPPPVEIA; encoded by the coding sequence ATGACCTGGGTCGCACTGTTCTGGTTCAGTCTCGGCCTGCTCTACGTACCACAGCAATTGATCATGGCCGCGGTGCGTGGCGCCAGCGATCCAGACCCGGTGATCATCCTGTCGAACTTCGGCATCTGGATCATCTGGGCAGCGTTCACGCCGGTGGTCTGGCGCATCACGCAACGCTGGCCGATTCGCGAGCAGCACACGGCGCGCAGCTTCGGCGTGCACGCGCTGGCCGCCTTGCTGCTCGCGGGCGTGCATCTGGTGCTGATGGTGCTGTGGCTGAAATTGATCGGACGCAGCGAAGCGCCGGACAAGCTCGTCGTGCTGCAATTGTCCGGCGTCACCGCCACCAACATCATGCTGTACGCCCTCACCGCCATCGCCTGCCATGGCTACGCGTGGTGGTTGCGTTATCTCGAGGTCGAACGGTCGCGCATCGAAGCGCAGCTGACGGCGTTGCGTGCCCAGCTCGATCCGCATTTCCTGTTCAACGCCCTGAACGCGCTGGCCGAGCTCGCCCACCAGGACGCGGCGCTGACCGAGCGACTGATCCTGCGCCTGTCGGAACTGCTGCGGCGCTCGCTGTCGGGCAGCGACCAGCATTTCGCGACCCTGGCCGAGGAACTCGATTTCCTCGAAGCCTATCTCGACATCCATCGCGCGCTGATGCGCGGACGCTTGCAGGTCGACATCGATGTCGCCGCCGACCTGCGCGGCGCCGCCGTGCCCAGCCTGTTGCTGCAGCCCCTGGTCGAGAACGCCATCCGCCACGGTCTCGCACCGAAGCGCGAAGGAGGTCGCGTGTGCGTGCAGGCACGACGCGATGCCGGCACGATTGAAATCATCGTGTCCGATGACGGCGTCGGCGGGCGCGCCCCGTTGCGTGAGGGCATCGGCCTCGGCAACCTGCGCCGTCGCCTCGACGTGCTCTATCGTGGTGCCGCGCGCATGCAGGCGGCGGGCCGCACCCAAGGCGGTTTCGAAGTGCGCCTGTTGTTGCCGCCCCCACCCGTGGAGATCGCATGA
- a CDS encoding DUF4339 domain-containing protein: protein MSGQQWFYADASRQQQGPVDSDALAQLWRDGRVDARTLLWREGQAGWLPLAGFSAEFPWLAEVQVAPPPLPNAATATAAKPARSGMGAGAGCAIAVAVGFVGVMVIGILAAIAIPAYHDYTQRALVMQHIAAATPIKLRISEAFARQGECPSDLALESKDVPAGFSEVWTGRFEDGTCGAQFTFDEVARLPGIKGKKMWFWLDETGTQWKCSSDLDNKILPASCRG, encoded by the coding sequence ATGAGCGGACAACAGTGGTTCTATGCCGATGCCAGTCGGCAACAGCAAGGCCCCGTCGACAGCGACGCGCTGGCACAGCTTTGGCGCGACGGGCGCGTCGATGCGCGCACCCTGCTGTGGCGAGAGGGCCAGGCCGGATGGCTGCCGCTGGCCGGATTCAGTGCTGAATTTCCGTGGTTGGCCGAGGTGCAGGTCGCACCACCCCCTTTGCCGAACGCCGCGACCGCGACCGCGGCCAAGCCCGCACGCAGCGGCATGGGCGCCGGAGCGGGATGTGCGATTGCCGTCGCGGTCGGCTTCGTCGGCGTGATGGTGATCGGCATCCTGGCCGCGATCGCGATTCCCGCCTACCACGACTACACCCAGCGCGCCCTGGTGATGCAGCACATCGCGGCCGCAACACCGATCAAGCTGCGGATCAGCGAAGCCTTTGCGCGCCAAGGCGAGTGCCCGTCGGATCTCGCGCTCGAATCGAAGGACGTGCCGGCCGGCTTCAGCGAAGTCTGGACCGGCCGCTTCGAGGACGGTACCTGCGGCGCGCAGTTCACCTTCGACGAGGTCGCGCGCCTGCCGGGCATCAAGGGCAAGAAAATGTGGTTCTGGCTGGACGAGACCGGCACGCAGTGGAAGTGCTCGTCCGATCTCGACAACAAGATCCTTCCCGCAAGCTGCCGAGGCTAG
- a CDS encoding alpha/beta fold hydrolase: MRTESSCSRKIEVTLSDRLQRGGVEIDYAVHGPDAGPPLLLVMGLGMQRTAWPQSLLDALVQQGFRCISFDNRDIGLSTRYDAQGVPPLHRVIAARLLRRAYRTPYTLPDIADDGAAVLDHLGIAQAHVLGISMGGMIAQHIAARHAARVRSLTLMSTSSGRLGLPLPSASVLKLMLSRPSSRISLDAAIDYWVRLFELIGSPAYPMPRDEMVRRADASLRRAPTGTGVARQLAAILGDGDRTPLLRRLDAPTLILHGTDDAMVPLAHGHDLARVIPGARLHTLRGWGHDLPEALSAEFAALIAEHARVRAVSLG; the protein is encoded by the coding sequence ATGCGGACCGAATCATCGTGCTCGCGGAAGATTGAGGTGACGCTGTCGGATCGACTGCAGCGTGGCGGCGTCGAGATCGATTACGCCGTGCATGGACCGGATGCCGGGCCGCCGCTGTTGCTGGTCATGGGCCTCGGCATGCAGCGCACGGCCTGGCCGCAATCGCTGCTCGACGCCCTTGTGCAGCAGGGTTTCCGCTGCATCAGCTTCGACAATCGCGACATCGGCCTGAGCACGCGCTACGACGCGCAGGGCGTGCCTCCCCTGCATCGGGTGATCGCGGCGCGCCTGCTGCGCCGGGCGTATCGCACGCCGTACACGCTGCCCGACATCGCCGATGATGGTGCGGCCGTGCTCGATCATCTCGGCATCGCGCAGGCGCACGTGCTCGGCATCTCGATGGGCGGGATGATTGCGCAACACATCGCGGCGCGGCATGCCGCGCGGGTGCGGTCGCTGACCCTGATGTCGACCAGCAGCGGCCGGCTCGGCCTGCCGTTGCCCTCGGCATCGGTGCTGAAGCTGATGCTGTCGCGCCCGAGTTCGCGCATCAGCCTGGATGCCGCGATCGACTACTGGGTGCGACTGTTCGAGTTGATCGGCAGCCCTGCCTATCCGATGCCGCGGGACGAGATGGTTCGTCGTGCCGACGCCAGCCTGCGGCGCGCCCCGACCGGCACCGGTGTCGCGCGCCAGCTGGCCGCGATCCTCGGCGACGGCGATCGCACGCCGCTGTTGCGCCGTCTCGATGCGCCGACCCTGATCCTGCACGGTACCGACGATGCGATGGTGCCGCTCGCACACGGCCACGATCTCGCCCGGGTCATTCCCGGTGCGCGCCTGCATACCCTTCGGGGCTGGGGCCATGACTTGCCGGAAGCGTTGAGCGCCGAGTTCGCGGCACTGATCGCCGAACACGCGCGCGTGCGGGCGGTCTCGCTAGGCTGA
- the uvrD gene encoding DNA helicase II, with protein sequence MDVSHLLDALNPAQREAVCAPRGHYLVLAGAGSGKTRVLTHRMAWLTEVERASPWSVLAVTFTNKAAGEMRGRAELLMPQGTRGLWVGTFHGIAHRLLRQHWREAALPETFQILDADDQVRLVRRVIADLGLEESRWPARQSAWFINTMKDEGKRPGAIATDYNPATRTLIDIYVAYEERCQRAGLVDFGELLLRTHETLLRDGELLSHYRSRFEHLLIDEFQDTNTLQYAFVRLLAGERASVFVVGDDDQAIYGWRGAKVENVQQFLRDFPNAVTIKLEQNYRSTANILNAANAVIARNGGRLGKELWTSAGAGEPIDLYAAYNEQDEARFVIERIQRWIREGGSARDAAILYRSNAQSRLFEEALMVQGMKYRVYGGLRFFERAEVKDALAYLRLALSRDDDAAFERAVNTPPRGIGDRTLDALRLRARDARSSLWSAVEAELAGGTLAARAKSALRGFVELIGKLAADSSDASLAERMTFAIEAAQLKPYYEAEGKGQAESRIDNLDELINVAARFERSVEDAEAGLSEVASFLAHATLEAGEASGEAWEDCVQLMTLHSAKGLEFPLVFLVGLEDGLFPSQKSLEQEDRLEEERRLAYVGITRARQKLVLCYAESRRWHGQETYNRPSRFLGEIPKTLLAEVRPKVQVSRPMGGFGRSAEAFLSERGLLRGGVVELPPIKLGARVSHASFGEGVVTNFEGAGASARVQVNFSDGGAKWLVLAFANLSML encoded by the coding sequence ATGGACGTTTCCCATTTGCTCGACGCGCTGAATCCCGCGCAGCGTGAAGCCGTGTGCGCGCCGCGCGGCCATTATCTGGTCCTTGCCGGCGCCGGCAGCGGCAAGACCCGCGTGCTCACCCATCGCATGGCCTGGCTGACCGAAGTCGAGCGGGCATCGCCCTGGTCGGTGCTGGCGGTCACCTTCACCAACAAGGCTGCCGGCGAGATGCGCGGCCGCGCCGAGCTGCTGATGCCGCAAGGCACGCGCGGACTCTGGGTCGGCACCTTCCACGGCATCGCGCACCGCCTGCTGCGCCAGCATTGGCGCGAAGCGGCGTTGCCGGAGACCTTCCAGATCCTCGACGCCGACGATCAGGTGCGGCTGGTCCGGCGCGTGATCGCCGATCTCGGTCTGGAGGAGTCGCGCTGGCCGGCGCGGCAGTCGGCATGGTTCATCAACACCATGAAGGACGAGGGCAAGCGCCCGGGCGCGATCGCGACCGACTACAACCCGGCGACGCGCACCCTGATCGACATCTACGTCGCCTACGAGGAGCGCTGCCAGCGTGCCGGACTGGTCGACTTCGGCGAGCTGCTGCTGCGCACGCACGAGACCTTGCTGCGCGACGGCGAATTGCTGAGCCATTACCGCAGCCGCTTCGAACACCTGCTGATCGACGAATTCCAGGACACCAACACGCTGCAGTACGCCTTCGTGCGCCTGCTCGCCGGCGAGCGCGCCAGCGTCTTCGTGGTCGGCGACGATGACCAGGCGATCTACGGCTGGCGCGGCGCCAAGGTCGAGAACGTGCAGCAGTTCCTGCGCGATTTCCCGAACGCGGTGACGATCAAGCTGGAGCAGAACTACCGCTCGACCGCGAACATCCTGAATGCCGCGAACGCGGTGATCGCGCGCAATGGCGGCCGGCTCGGCAAGGAACTCTGGACCAGCGCCGGTGCCGGCGAACCGATCGACCTGTATGCCGCCTACAACGAGCAGGACGAGGCCCGCTTCGTGATCGAACGCATCCAGCGCTGGATCCGCGAGGGCGGCTCGGCGCGCGATGCCGCCATCCTGTATCGCTCGAACGCGCAATCACGCCTGTTCGAAGAGGCCTTGATGGTGCAGGGCATGAAGTATCGCGTCTACGGCGGCCTGCGCTTCTTCGAGCGCGCCGAAGTGAAGGACGCGCTCGCGTATCTGCGACTGGCTCTGTCGCGCGACGACGATGCCGCCTTTGAGCGCGCCGTGAACACGCCGCCGCGCGGCATCGGCGATCGCACCCTCGATGCCTTGCGCCTGCGTGCCCGCGATGCCCGTTCGTCGTTGTGGTCGGCGGTCGAGGCGGAACTGGCCGGCGGCACCCTCGCGGCACGGGCGAAATCGGCTTTGCGCGGCTTCGTCGAGTTGATCGGCAAACTGGCGGCGGACAGCAGCGATGCGTCGCTGGCCGAGCGCATGACCTTCGCGATCGAGGCCGCGCAACTGAAGCCGTACTACGAAGCCGAGGGCAAGGGCCAGGCCGAATCGCGGATCGACAACCTCGACGAGTTGATCAATGTCGCCGCACGTTTCGAACGCAGTGTCGAAGATGCCGAGGCCGGGCTCAGCGAGGTGGCGTCCTTCCTCGCACACGCAACCCTCGAAGCCGGCGAGGCCTCGGGTGAAGCCTGGGAAGACTGCGTGCAGCTGATGACGCTGCATTCGGCCAAGGGCCTCGAATTCCCGCTGGTGTTCCTGGTCGGTCTCGAAGATGGCCTGTTTCCGAGCCAGAAGTCGCTGGAACAGGAAGACCGGCTCGAAGAAGAGCGGCGTCTCGCCTATGTCGGCATCACCCGCGCGCGCCAGAAGCTGGTGCTGTGTTACGCCGAGTCGCGGCGCTGGCATGGCCAGGAGACCTACAACCGGCCATCGCGTTTCCTCGGCGAGATTCCGAAGACCTTGCTCGCGGAAGTACGACCGAAAGTGCAGGTCAGTCGCCCGATGGGGGGCTTCGGTCGCAGCGCCGAGGCCTTCCTGTCCGAGCGCGGCTTGTTGCGCGGCGGTGTCGTCGAACTGCCGCCGATCAAGCTCGGCGCGCGCGTGTCGCATGCCAGTTTCGGCGAGGGCGTGGTGACGAATTTCGAAGGCGCCGGTGCCTCGGCGCGGGTGCAAGTGAACTTCAGCGATGGCGGTGCCAAATGGCTGGTGCTGGCGTTCGCCAACCTGAGCATGCTGTGA
- a CDS encoding TIGR00645 family protein: MSDNDAKTDTKQLGVLATLIFSSRWLQLPLYLGLIIAQAVYVFLFIKELVLLTMHATTYGEQQIMLAVLGLIDVVMISNLLVMVIVGGYETFVSRLHLQGHPDQPEWLSHVNAGVLKVKLATAIIGISSIHLLKTFIEAGQIGLPGAKVTWDGVLWQTIIHMAFILSAIGIAWVDKMMNSIPAGKSKH; this comes from the coding sequence ATGAGCGACAACGACGCGAAAACGGACACCAAGCAACTGGGCGTACTGGCGACACTGATTTTCTCGTCGCGCTGGCTGCAGCTGCCGCTGTATCTCGGCCTGATCATTGCGCAGGCGGTCTACGTGTTCCTGTTCATCAAGGAACTCGTGCTACTGACCATGCACGCGACGACTTACGGCGAACAGCAGATCATGCTTGCGGTCCTCGGCCTGATTGACGTCGTGATGATCTCTAACCTGCTGGTCATGGTCATCGTCGGCGGCTACGAGACCTTTGTCTCGCGCCTGCACCTGCAGGGCCACCCGGACCAGCCGGAATGGCTGTCGCACGTGAACGCCGGCGTACTCAAGGTCAAGCTTGCGACCGCGATCATCGGCATCAGCTCGATCCACCTGCTGAAGACCTTCATCGAAGCCGGTCAGATCGGATTGCCGGGCGCGAAGGTGACCTGGGACGGCGTGTTGTGGCAGACCATCATCCACATGGCCTTCATCCTCTCGGCCATCGGCATCGCCTGGGTCGACAAGATGATGAACTCGATTCCGGCAGGCAAGTCCAAACACTGA
- a CDS encoding serine/threonine protein kinase, producing MRSKVGHYDVVCELGRGGMGVVYKGYEPALNRYVAIKTLSESLSHDESVKERFLREARSMAQLNDAHIIQIYFIGEEDGQPFFAMEFVEGESLSSYLKREGKMKPGQAAKVIHQTALGLSIAHDKGVVHRDIKPANLMLTTRGTMKIADFGIALAQHDFSKKLTGTGEFVGTPGYLSPEVCLGKPVDLRSDVFSLGIVMFEMLTGRMPFTDESPLGLLLEVVKAEVPDVRQLNADVDPELARILTKMVAKDPADRYASCHELVADLQKHPAVMAGGPISVQAKLPAAASTVIGMATPAEAIAAATQREAALKATPATPLPQVRSGAPTPLTNPQVVAPPPAPAAAAARPSVMESQQKRSGASNLVWPIAAVVTLGALGAAGYAFKDRIGGLFGVTPNVVAVNDAPQDVPAAVAAPIAPTTPPADAAIPASDATLPASDPAADDVPTQTGLASADSDDDSSAEPAPGLAVLDELAQRRKDIENDRAAPPVGTGPAAFRGDKAATDRPAIARNLPPPPERPRRPSGPPRVMVISVGDPAIAQAAESVIEEALESSGFLLADEESTPGIAALINAGAPDMPRLFAALARANNVRAVTVIRAQPLGSTPITFYGQTDTLYSANLTIKTWDVFEGQPLGPGVTQKVDFTNLSAPDKAREAIEDRLGRYLGALNAFRPKGDNG from the coding sequence ATGAGAAGCAAGGTTGGTCATTACGATGTCGTCTGCGAACTCGGTCGCGGCGGCATGGGTGTCGTGTACAAGGGCTACGAGCCGGCACTGAACCGCTATGTCGCGATCAAGACGTTGTCGGAGTCGCTGTCGCACGACGAATCGGTGAAGGAACGCTTCCTGCGCGAGGCGCGCTCGATGGCGCAGCTCAACGATGCGCACATCATCCAGATCTATTTCATCGGCGAGGAAGACGGCCAGCCGTTCTTCGCGATGGAGTTCGTCGAGGGCGAGTCGCTGTCATCGTACCTGAAGCGCGAAGGCAAGATGAAGCCTGGCCAGGCCGCGAAGGTGATCCACCAGACCGCGCTCGGCTTGTCGATCGCGCATGACAAAGGCGTCGTGCATCGCGACATCAAGCCCGCGAACCTGATGCTGACCACCCGCGGCACGATGAAGATCGCCGACTTCGGCATCGCGCTGGCCCAGCACGATTTCTCGAAGAAGCTGACCGGCACCGGCGAGTTCGTCGGCACGCCGGGCTACCTGTCGCCGGAAGTCTGCCTCGGCAAGCCGGTCGACCTGCGCTCGGACGTGTTCTCGCTCGGCATCGTGATGTTCGAGATGCTGACCGGGCGCATGCCCTTCACCGACGAATCGCCGCTCGGCCTGCTGCTCGAAGTGGTCAAGGCCGAAGTGCCGGATGTGCGCCAGCTCAATGCCGACGTCGACCCGGAGCTCGCGCGGATCCTGACGAAGATGGTCGCCAAGGACCCGGCCGATCGCTATGCCAGCTGCCATGAGCTGGTCGCGGACCTGCAGAAGCATCCGGCGGTGATGGCCGGCGGCCCGATCTCGGTGCAGGCGAAATTGCCCGCCGCCGCGTCGACGGTGATCGGCATGGCCACGCCGGCGGAAGCCATCGCGGCCGCAACGCAGCGCGAAGCCGCACTCAAGGCAACACCCGCGACCCCCTTGCCGCAGGTGCGTTCTGGCGCGCCGACGCCACTGACGAACCCCCAGGTGGTGGCACCGCCGCCGGCACCGGCTGCTGCGGCGGCACGCCCTTCGGTCATGGAGAGCCAGCAGAAGCGTTCCGGTGCATCGAACCTGGTCTGGCCGATTGCCGCCGTGGTGACGCTGGGCGCGCTCGGTGCCGCCGGTTATGCGTTCAAGGATCGCATCGGCGGCCTGTTCGGCGTGACCCCCAACGTGGTCGCAGTCAACGATGCCCCGCAGGATGTGCCGGCCGCGGTCGCCGCCCCCATCGCGCCGACGACACCGCCGGCCGATGCCGCAATTCCGGCCAGCGACGCGACGCTGCCTGCATCCGATCCCGCTGCCGACGATGTTCCGACCCAGACCGGCCTCGCCTCCGCGGACAGCGATGATGATTCGAGCGCCGAGCCGGCACCGGGACTGGCCGTGCTCGATGAACTTGCACAACGCCGCAAGGACATCGAAAACGATCGCGCGGCACCGCCCGTCGGCACCGGCCCGGCGGCCTTCCGCGGCGACAAGGCCGCGACGGATCGCCCGGCGATCGCGCGCAACTTGCCACCACCGCCGGAACGTCCGCGCCGCCCGAGCGGCCCGCCGCGCGTCATGGTCATCAGCGTTGGCGATCCGGCGATCGCACAGGCCGCAGAATCGGTGATCGAGGAAGCGCTGGAGTCTTCGGGTTTCCTGCTCGCCGACGAGGAATCGACACCCGGCATCGCTGCGCTGATCAACGCCGGCGCACCGGACATGCCGCGCCTGTTCGCCGCCCTGGCACGCGCCAACAATGTGCGTGCGGTGACCGTGATCCGTGCCCAGCCGCTCGGATCGACGCCAATCACGTTCTATGGCCAGACCGACACGTTGTATTCCGCGAATCTGACGATCAAGACCTGGGACGTGTTCGAAGGCCAGCCGCTCGGTCCGGGCGTGACCCAGAAAGTCGACTTCACCAATCTCAGCGCCCCGGACAAGGCCCGTGAAGCCATCGAGGACCGTCTTGGCCGGTATCTCGGCGCGCTGAATGCGTTTCGTCCGAAGGGCGACAACGGCTGA